One Thalassoglobus sp. JC818 genomic region harbors:
- a CDS encoding sulfatase, with the protein MPIAKVRQQVRSLSLIALTICLLAASGLAADRPNVLFIISDDLNNSLECYGHEFVKSPNIDRLAEGGVKFEKAYCQYPLCGPSRNSMLCGLYPNSTGILSNSQIFRQTIPSHRSLSHSFRMSGYFAARIGKLYHYNVPKSVGTNGHDDPGSWELELNPAGCDRLLEEPDIFTLKPNNFGGTLSWYASPREDKLHTDGMLASDAEWVLERCAREGERPFFLAVGFYRPHTPYVAPAPYFDNYPVEDMPLVAGVEEDVKDLPADALGSHKKEHDLLNDSLRQQAKQAYFASIEFMDAQVGRILNKLEELGLAENTIVVFTSDHGYHLGEHGLWQKMSLFEESARVPLIMRVPDMKTAGSVAETPVGHIDLYPTLCELCNVEAPSNLQGQSLVEILNDPSATGRGWALTEVVRGGNAKRRFGYSLRTPRWRYTEWDSGKAGRELYDHDADPLEQTNLAEREEHQSLITELSSQISQAVQGTFPESGEIPPVSKSTWAPNLTDP; encoded by the coding sequence ATGCCGATTGCCAAAGTTCGCCAGCAGGTGCGGTCTCTCTCTTTGATCGCTTTGACGATTTGTTTACTCGCGGCGAGCGGCTTGGCTGCAGATCGTCCGAACGTGCTGTTCATCATCTCTGACGATCTGAATAACTCGCTGGAGTGCTACGGGCACGAGTTTGTGAAGTCTCCGAACATCGATCGCCTCGCAGAAGGAGGAGTCAAATTCGAGAAAGCATATTGTCAGTACCCGCTATGCGGACCGAGTCGAAATTCAATGCTGTGCGGGCTCTATCCGAACAGCACCGGAATTCTTTCGAACAGCCAGATCTTTCGACAGACAATTCCCAGCCATCGAAGTCTGTCACATTCATTTCGGATGTCTGGGTATTTCGCAGCCCGGATTGGAAAGCTCTATCACTACAACGTCCCCAAATCTGTCGGGACAAATGGTCACGATGATCCCGGTTCATGGGAATTGGAATTAAACCCTGCCGGGTGCGATCGGCTTCTCGAAGAGCCGGATATCTTCACGTTGAAGCCAAATAACTTTGGCGGAACACTGAGCTGGTATGCATCACCGCGGGAAGACAAGCTGCACACGGACGGAATGCTCGCCAGCGACGCAGAGTGGGTTCTGGAACGCTGTGCTCGTGAGGGGGAACGTCCCTTCTTTCTCGCTGTCGGCTTTTATCGGCCACACACTCCTTACGTGGCCCCTGCTCCCTACTTCGACAATTATCCGGTTGAGGACATGCCGCTTGTTGCCGGAGTCGAGGAAGATGTGAAGGACCTCCCAGCAGATGCACTCGGATCACACAAGAAAGAGCACGACCTGCTCAACGATTCGCTTCGGCAGCAAGCCAAACAAGCTTACTTTGCAAGCATTGAATTCATGGACGCCCAAGTGGGGCGGATTCTCAACAAGCTGGAAGAACTTGGACTCGCGGAGAACACCATTGTCGTCTTCACCAGTGACCATGGGTATCACCTTGGTGAGCATGGGTTGTGGCAGAAGATGAGCCTCTTCGAAGAGAGCGCTCGTGTGCCACTTATCATGAGAGTTCCGGACATGAAAACAGCCGGAAGCGTCGCGGAAACGCCGGTTGGTCATATCGATCTTTATCCAACGCTCTGCGAACTTTGCAATGTCGAGGCTCCCTCGAATCTTCAGGGTCAAAGCCTCGTTGAAATTTTGAATGACCCATCTGCAACCGGCAGAGGTTGGGCGCTCACCGAAGTCGTCCGCGGAGGGAATGCAAAGCGTCGTTTCGGATATTCATTGCGGACGCCACGATGGCGGTATACGGAATGGGATTCCGGAAAAGCGGGGCGAGAACTCTATGACCACGACGCCGATCCGTTGGAGCAAACAAATTTGGCAGAGCGAGAAGAACACCAGTCGCTCATCACGGAATTGTCCTCTCAGATCAGTCAAGCAGTTCAGGGAACGTTTCCCGAATCCGGTGAAATTCCACCGGTTTCAAAATCGACCTGGGCTCCGAATCTGACCGATCCGTGA
- a CDS encoding ATP-binding protein: protein MSRTCILSWSGGKDCALALDAIQQRGDYEVVSLLTTFTRDVERVSMHGVRRELIQEQARQLRLPLDEVWIDPQCDNARYEAAMQTALTDWREKDVSVVAFGDLFLQEIRDYRDRLVEQVGMTAIYPLWERDTSELAQEFIERGFRAVTCCVDTERLPEAFCGREIDRDFLKDLPDSIDPCGENGEFHSLLVDAPQMEASLAIEFGEFHYDRQFLFREITLSHHQSATAGASNI, encoded by the coding sequence ATGAGTCGCACCTGCATCCTCTCCTGGAGTGGAGGCAAGGATTGTGCGCTCGCGCTGGATGCTATCCAACAGCGAGGCGATTACGAAGTTGTCTCTCTGTTGACGACGTTCACACGTGATGTGGAACGTGTATCCATGCACGGAGTTCGACGCGAATTAATTCAGGAGCAGGCCAGGCAACTGCGTCTCCCCCTAGACGAAGTCTGGATCGATCCTCAATGCGATAACGCTCGATATGAAGCAGCGATGCAAACCGCGCTCACGGATTGGCGTGAGAAAGATGTTTCCGTTGTTGCGTTCGGTGATCTCTTTTTGCAGGAGATCCGTGACTATCGAGATCGACTCGTCGAACAAGTCGGAATGACAGCCATCTATCCACTCTGGGAACGCGATACTTCGGAGCTCGCTCAAGAATTCATTGAGAGGGGATTTCGCGCGGTGACATGCTGCGTCGATACCGAGCGTCTTCCGGAAGCGTTTTGCGGTCGTGAGATCGACCGAGACTTTCTCAAAGACTTACCCGATTCCATCGATCCATGCGGTGAAAACGGGGAATTTCACTCACTTCTTGTGGATGCTCCGCAAATGGAAGCATCCCTGGCCATCGAGTTTGGCGAATTTCACTACGATAGACAGTTTCTCTTTCGAGAGATAACTTTGTCTCACCATCAATCAGCGACAGCAGGAGCCTCGAACATATGA
- a CDS encoding NUDIX hydrolase produces the protein MPRQRTEELFAGKHLKLVKQGKWEFAERVNARGVVAIIAVTTDDCLVLTEQYRPPVQKKVVDLPAGLAGDIPGQEQEQFEQAARRELLEETGFQGEKFEFLLRSPSSAGMTSEVVDFYLTRDVVQVEAGGGDESEDIKVHVIPMGRIARWLQRKQTSRTMVDQKVYGALGLLAMQESENK, from the coding sequence ATGCCACGCCAACGCACAGAGGAACTGTTCGCCGGAAAACATCTCAAACTGGTCAAACAGGGAAAATGGGAGTTCGCAGAGCGCGTCAACGCCAGGGGAGTCGTGGCCATTATTGCGGTGACCACCGACGACTGTCTTGTTTTGACCGAACAGTATCGTCCCCCGGTTCAGAAAAAAGTCGTCGATCTGCCCGCCGGACTCGCTGGAGACATCCCCGGTCAGGAACAGGAGCAGTTCGAGCAGGCAGCCCGACGCGAACTGCTGGAGGAAACAGGTTTTCAGGGAGAGAAGTTCGAGTTTCTCTTGAGAAGTCCATCATCCGCTGGAATGACGTCTGAAGTGGTCGACTTCTACCTCACTCGTGACGTCGTTCAAGTCGAAGCTGGTGGCGGAGATGAGTCCGAAGACATCAAGGTCCACGTCATCCCGATGGGTCGCATTGCTCGCTGGTTGCAACGCAAACAGACCTCGCGCACCATGGTCGATCAGAAGGTTTACGGCGCGCTTGGATTGCTCGCGATGCAAGAATCTGAGAACAAGTGA
- a CDS encoding cobalamin-binding protein produces the protein MSHRIVSLIASATEIVAALGYQDQLVGRSHECDFPANVVDLPVCSEPRIDVSGTSLEIDVAVKNAVREALSVYAVFKDQLEQLEPTVIITQTQCEVCAVNLKDVQAAVCEFVDSNPEIVACEPMQLDDVWKDIEKVAVALDDPQAGANLNAKLKERLREIQTRNANRPSTPTIACVEWLEPLMIAGNWVPELVEIAGGKAIMAEVGKHSPYQRWEELAELDPDVIAVMPCGFDIERTAQELDLLLNRPEWKNLKAVRNDRVYLTDGNQYFNRPGPRVVESAEILEEILHEEAETHHGTGWLRLNEVTPCESR, from the coding sequence ATGTCTCACCGGATCGTCAGCCTGATTGCCAGTGCAACGGAAATCGTGGCGGCACTCGGGTACCAGGATCAACTCGTTGGTCGATCGCACGAGTGTGATTTCCCCGCGAATGTTGTTGATCTTCCGGTCTGCTCGGAACCACGCATCGATGTCTCAGGCACGAGCCTCGAAATTGATGTCGCTGTCAAAAACGCAGTTCGAGAGGCACTCTCCGTTTACGCGGTGTTCAAAGATCAGTTGGAACAACTCGAGCCAACAGTGATCATCACGCAGACCCAATGCGAGGTCTGTGCGGTCAATCTCAAGGACGTGCAAGCTGCCGTTTGTGAGTTCGTCGATTCGAATCCAGAAATCGTCGCATGCGAACCGATGCAGCTCGATGACGTCTGGAAAGATATCGAAAAAGTCGCTGTCGCTCTCGACGACCCGCAAGCTGGCGCAAACCTGAATGCCAAGCTCAAAGAGCGACTTCGCGAGATTCAAACTCGAAACGCCAATCGCCCTTCAACTCCGACGATCGCTTGCGTGGAGTGGCTGGAACCGTTGATGATCGCTGGCAATTGGGTTCCGGAACTCGTCGAAATTGCTGGCGGGAAGGCCATCATGGCGGAGGTCGGCAAGCATTCGCCATATCAGCGATGGGAAGAACTCGCTGAGCTGGACCCTGATGTCATCGCTGTCATGCCATGCGGATTTGACATCGAGCGAACCGCTCAGGAACTCGACCTGCTCCTCAATCGTCCGGAATGGAAGAACCTCAAAGCTGTTCGCAATGACCGCGTCTATTTGACCGATGGAAACCAGTACTTCAATCGGCCGGGCCCACGTGTTGTTGAGTCGGCGGAGATTCTCGAAGAGATTTTGCACGAAGAAGCAGAGACCCATCACGGTACCGGATGGCTGCGACTCAACGAAGTCACTCCCTGCGAATCGCGGTAG
- a CDS encoding DUF1559 domain-containing protein yields the protein MWTSLVPRLRRRHPRSFYARKLSTQRGFTLIELLVVIAIIAILIALLLPAVQQAREAARRTQCRNRLKQIVLALHNYADVHYEMMVPYVIEDTERLNYLTNFSGGQGTAQFWFGVVDYDETDISQQLDYAKGPLASYMETSYTSFQCPNFGPPQMDTVRFGRPASGFAFNGYELSRSSGISWDPPTYAAQPSRQPATRRFRDVVSMSQTIAFADSAQVKMTSFSPPQFSFEENWILDAPSRNFPNTHFRHSDSANVAFLDGHVETFGRNFSIQVPGPNFVLQEQANLMDEKRLGHVTDGDTDNPDKFYDRK from the coding sequence ATGTGGACTTCTCTTGTGCCTCGCCTGCGGCGAAGGCATCCGCGATCTTTCTATGCCCGCAAACTGTCGACTCAGCGTGGATTTACACTCATCGAATTGCTGGTCGTCATCGCGATCATTGCCATTCTAATCGCCCTTCTGCTCCCAGCTGTACAACAGGCCCGCGAAGCTGCACGCAGAACTCAGTGTCGCAACCGGCTCAAACAAATCGTTCTCGCACTCCACAATTACGCTGATGTGCATTACGAGATGATGGTGCCATACGTCATCGAAGACACCGAGCGATTGAACTACCTCACGAACTTCTCCGGCGGGCAGGGGACTGCTCAGTTCTGGTTTGGCGTTGTTGACTATGACGAAACCGACATCTCCCAGCAACTCGACTATGCAAAAGGCCCTTTGGCTTCGTACATGGAAACGAGTTACACCTCATTCCAGTGCCCCAATTTCGGTCCTCCTCAGATGGATACAGTTCGGTTCGGCCGGCCAGCTTCCGGATTTGCATTCAACGGCTACGAGCTATCCCGGTCTTCGGGGATCAGTTGGGATCCCCCCACTTACGCAGCTCAGCCAAGTCGGCAACCAGCGACACGTCGCTTCCGAGATGTGGTATCGATGAGTCAAACCATTGCGTTCGCTGACAGTGCACAAGTGAAAATGACTTCTTTCTCTCCGCCGCAATTCAGCTTCGAGGAAAACTGGATTCTCGACGCTCCCAGCCGCAACTTCCCGAACACCCATTTCCGTCACTCTGATTCCGCGAACGTTGCCTTCCTCGATGGTCATGTCGAAACCTTCGGACGCAACTTCTCCATTCAGGTCCCCGGACCGAATTTCGTCTTGCAGGAACAAGCGAATCTGATGGATGAAAAACGGCTCGGACATGTGACTGACGGTGACACGGACAATCCCGACAAATTCTATGACCGCAAGTAG
- a CDS encoding cytochrome c biogenesis protein CcdA, whose translation MQRAWFAAFAVICLLFQSSATPVSGQDAFPGLFEVEQKPAFQGLAPKEATVEAALRPTDKPGVVQFELTLTIPEGANSYSQSKDFAKPTVIELSNIKGWTALDDKFTPKPKPKKQFDELFNKEVEKLIGTTVFSRRYLAPQGTDIRSASFSGTIDFLLCDAGSCTPQSEKFVAKYSPEKKAESESNVSELFAPPGEVIDAPTVQIPSVSSEEVTLDGPFKYGYEITPQRKKLGELEGDPVRLGIQLTPADFKVGDEVTLSLQMKLLDDWHTYGLKKAETQIELPTVIKLKEVSGLKELTEFKSTPAPEAKTSDFGTSNVHADHVTFSKTFRVTNPSEVGIQGSISYQICKTSCLPPNPTLFSLGTLQLPADIANARPILESAVTSTESAETATEADSGEQVASSDAKSPSPVDDLFASETEGAIESLGVAIPLAFLGGLLLNVMPCVLPVLAIKILSLVQQAGESRLRVLSLNLSYTAGVLLVFLVLAVVSSAIGWGGQFQNDNYVIVMTLVVFAMGLSLLGVFELPVPGLVPSANEHNEGLIGAFNTGIVATLLATPCTGPFMGAVMAFAANQSTAANFLIFATMGLGMASPYVLAGFFPRIVDWLPKPGMWMVRFKQFSGFVLMGTVIWLMATALSDSYHIPVLILLLGVALLLWMIGLAPASGKAIWGKPLLTAVLVSGPVIAAGLYGMQTSERLADTKQEQSEKVSSDVPAGIDEMPWETFSEERMVELRQQGVPMLIDFTADWCNVCKQNELWALNRTETVEFVRKHGVVPMVADFTREDPEIKKWLERFGVVSVPLTVIFPANVNEKAVAIPGPYTMDGIISRLEKAVTSSNENMDAERVSMKSDDGNAL comes from the coding sequence ATGCAACGTGCATGGTTCGCGGCATTTGCTGTGATTTGCCTATTGTTCCAGAGTTCCGCAACACCTGTTTCGGGACAAGATGCTTTTCCCGGGTTGTTTGAGGTCGAGCAGAAACCTGCTTTTCAGGGCTTGGCTCCAAAGGAAGCAACGGTTGAGGCTGCGCTTCGCCCGACGGATAAGCCAGGTGTCGTTCAATTTGAATTGACGCTGACGATTCCCGAGGGTGCCAACAGCTATTCTCAAAGCAAAGACTTTGCAAAGCCGACTGTGATCGAGCTTTCGAACATCAAGGGCTGGACCGCTCTCGATGACAAGTTCACTCCGAAACCAAAGCCGAAGAAGCAATTCGACGAACTCTTCAATAAAGAAGTCGAGAAGCTCATCGGAACAACAGTCTTTTCACGACGGTACCTCGCTCCGCAAGGGACCGATATCCGCAGCGCCAGCTTCTCCGGAACAATTGATTTTCTCCTGTGTGATGCTGGAAGCTGTACTCCTCAATCTGAAAAGTTTGTGGCCAAGTACTCGCCAGAAAAGAAGGCAGAGTCTGAATCGAACGTCTCCGAATTGTTCGCTCCTCCCGGCGAAGTGATTGACGCTCCCACGGTTCAAATTCCGTCGGTCTCGTCAGAAGAAGTGACCCTTGATGGTCCGTTTAAATACGGGTACGAAATCACCCCACAGCGTAAAAAGCTCGGAGAGCTTGAGGGCGACCCTGTTCGTTTGGGGATTCAACTGACTCCGGCCGACTTCAAAGTTGGCGATGAAGTCACCTTGTCGCTGCAGATGAAGTTGTTGGATGACTGGCATACATACGGGTTAAAAAAAGCTGAGACCCAAATTGAGTTGCCGACCGTCATCAAACTCAAGGAAGTCTCTGGTCTCAAGGAACTCACGGAATTCAAGTCGACACCAGCACCTGAAGCAAAAACTTCGGACTTCGGAACTTCAAACGTCCACGCGGATCATGTGACGTTCAGCAAGACATTCCGAGTCACGAACCCGAGTGAAGTTGGAATCCAGGGGTCGATCTCTTATCAGATTTGCAAGACATCGTGCCTGCCACCCAACCCGACTCTATTCTCGCTGGGGACCTTGCAGCTTCCCGCCGATATTGCCAACGCACGTCCGATTCTTGAGTCAGCCGTGACCTCGACCGAGTCGGCGGAAACTGCAACCGAAGCCGACTCAGGTGAACAGGTCGCGTCATCAGATGCGAAGAGTCCCTCGCCGGTGGACGACCTCTTCGCCTCTGAGACTGAAGGAGCGATCGAATCTCTCGGGGTGGCGATTCCTCTCGCTTTTCTTGGGGGGCTTTTGCTGAACGTAATGCCGTGCGTTTTGCCGGTCCTGGCGATCAAGATTCTCAGTCTAGTGCAACAAGCTGGGGAAAGCCGGTTGCGCGTGCTCTCGCTGAATCTGTCTTACACAGCTGGGGTTCTTCTGGTCTTTCTCGTTCTCGCGGTGGTCTCATCTGCGATTGGTTGGGGAGGACAGTTTCAGAACGACAACTATGTCATTGTGATGACGTTGGTCGTCTTCGCGATGGGGCTTAGCTTGCTGGGTGTCTTCGAACTTCCAGTTCCGGGACTTGTTCCGTCTGCCAATGAGCACAACGAAGGTCTGATCGGTGCATTCAACACTGGGATCGTCGCAACACTGCTGGCGACTCCTTGCACCGGCCCGTTTATGGGTGCTGTCATGGCTTTCGCAGCGAACCAATCAACCGCTGCGAACTTTTTGATTTTCGCCACAATGGGACTCGGGATGGCCTCCCCGTATGTCCTGGCTGGATTCTTTCCACGGATCGTTGACTGGCTTCCGAAGCCCGGTATGTGGATGGTTCGCTTCAAGCAGTTCTCTGGCTTCGTCTTAATGGGGACAGTCATCTGGTTGATGGCGACGGCGTTGAGTGACTCTTATCACATTCCTGTTCTGATTCTGTTGCTAGGCGTGGCACTCTTGTTGTGGATGATAGGACTTGCTCCCGCTTCCGGAAAAGCGATCTGGGGAAAGCCATTATTGACCGCTGTTCTGGTATCCGGTCCGGTGATCGCGGCTGGGCTCTATGGAATGCAGACGTCCGAAAGGCTTGCTGACACGAAACAGGAACAGAGTGAGAAGGTGTCATCGGACGTTCCTGCTGGAATCGACGAAATGCCGTGGGAGACATTTTCAGAGGAACGGATGGTCGAACTTCGCCAACAAGGCGTGCCGATGTTGATCGACTTCACAGCTGACTGGTGCAACGTCTGCAAACAGAATGAGCTTTGGGCGTTGAATCGAACGGAGACGGTCGAGTTCGTCCGGAAACACGGAGTCGTTCCAATGGTCGCCGACTTCACACGTGAGGATCCGGAGATCAAGAAATGGCTCGAACGATTCGGTGTCGTGAGTGTCCCGCTCACGGTGATCTTCCCGGCCAACGTCAATGAGAAAGCGGTCGCTATTCCCGGACCGTATACGATGGATGGAATCATCAGTCGGCTCGAAAAGGCGGTCACCAGCTCCAATGAGAATATGGACGCCGAGAGAGTTTCCATGAAGAGCGACGACGGCAACGCACTTTAG
- a CDS encoding DUF6580 family putative transport protein: MNNPASTPTDLSQPSSDSQPSTSKSVLHWNWVAFILVYTILVKLLPYILFQYGMDVEKNFAIYPWNFTPMFAVCLFGGAFYQSRVSALLIPMGLMLVADLGIWAVTGKADWAFYGVDQFVVYGALALCAAIGFFLRNHRRVQHIAFAGIASCLSFYLITNYAVWLGSTTYPQNAQGLLACYIAALPTLRNSLIATGLFSAVLFSPMCVSLMAPAARSANTLAPAQST, from the coding sequence ATGAACAATCCAGCATCTACACCGACAGATCTTTCGCAACCGTCTTCCGACAGTCAGCCTTCGACTTCGAAAAGTGTTCTCCACTGGAACTGGGTGGCTTTCATCCTCGTGTACACGATTCTTGTGAAGCTGTTGCCGTACATTCTTTTCCAGTACGGAATGGATGTCGAGAAGAACTTCGCCATCTACCCCTGGAATTTCACGCCGATGTTCGCAGTCTGCCTATTTGGCGGAGCGTTCTACCAATCCCGCGTCTCAGCTTTGCTCATCCCAATGGGATTGATGCTGGTTGCTGATCTCGGAATCTGGGCAGTCACCGGAAAAGCCGACTGGGCGTTTTACGGAGTCGACCAGTTCGTCGTCTACGGGGCACTTGCTCTCTGTGCAGCCATTGGATTTTTCCTGCGAAATCACCGCCGAGTTCAACACATTGCTTTCGCCGGGATTGCAAGTTGCCTTTCGTTTTACCTGATCACAAACTACGCCGTCTGGCTCGGATCTACGACTTACCCACAGAATGCTCAAGGCCTTCTCGCGTGCTACATCGCAGCACTTCCAACTCTCAGAAACTCACTGATCGCGACAGGTTTGTTTAGTGCGGTTCTCTTCAGCCCAATGTGCGTCAGCCTGATGGCTCCAGCAGCACGTTCAGCGAATACTCTGGCTCCAGCGCAAAGCACATAA
- a CDS encoding thiamine phosphate synthase: MNEFHESPWADRNLTTGVVRILERVTEARCEEVSCSLFQLLLHELFIDENQASTLISLSDESIASILNDAQWPIEQEAASEREWQMTLLRHADRIAIEHSEEGVTGTEHLLLAAIGLSPAIHKFLVEQGVEPESLAGQLETPENTLEIEVKEEFQIRPVQIGAVDEATLFRVLDASSNRCREGIRVVEDYVRFALNDRLLSKSLKSLRHDLTTVLNYLGQSQWVSCRDTIRDVGTQETLGSETRRETSLDVLRANLKRTEESLRTIEEFSKQLNPEWSQQLEQIRYRFYTIEKAVETCVHSRIRLADARLYLLVTSESCRYGLEQTVRNTITAGVDVVQLREKSWPDRKLIDLAAQVRSWTAEHNTLFIVNDRPDIAVAVGADGVHLGQDDMSVAEARQIVGSRVLIGVSTHSLEQARTAIFDGADYLGVGPTFSSQTKEFTDFPGLDFVSAMARETSIPWFAIGGIDEDRLPLVLQEGASRVAVSNVICNAPHPRGVARKFATELASKSSISSEM, translated from the coding sequence ATGAACGAATTTCACGAATCTCCATGGGCAGATCGCAATTTGACGACAGGAGTCGTTCGAATTCTCGAGCGAGTCACTGAAGCCCGCTGCGAAGAGGTTTCGTGTTCACTCTTTCAGCTTTTGCTGCATGAACTTTTCATCGATGAAAACCAGGCGAGCACTCTGATCTCCCTGTCTGACGAGTCGATCGCTTCAATCCTCAACGACGCCCAATGGCCAATCGAGCAGGAAGCAGCTTCGGAGCGTGAGTGGCAAATGACGCTGCTTCGCCATGCTGATCGAATTGCGATTGAACATTCCGAGGAAGGTGTGACGGGCACCGAGCATTTGTTGCTCGCTGCGATTGGTCTCAGCCCAGCGATTCACAAGTTTCTCGTCGAACAGGGTGTGGAGCCGGAGAGTCTCGCTGGCCAACTCGAAACTCCTGAGAACACTTTAGAAATCGAAGTCAAAGAGGAATTTCAGATTCGACCGGTTCAGATTGGAGCGGTCGACGAAGCGACGCTGTTCCGAGTCTTGGATGCGTCGTCAAACCGCTGCCGAGAAGGAATTCGCGTCGTTGAGGATTACGTTCGATTCGCGCTCAACGATCGACTTCTCTCTAAATCGCTGAAGAGCTTGCGGCACGACCTGACAACGGTGCTGAACTATCTTGGGCAATCACAGTGGGTGAGTTGCCGCGACACTATCCGCGACGTTGGAACTCAGGAAACGCTCGGATCAGAAACTCGACGGGAAACTTCACTCGACGTGCTTCGGGCCAATCTCAAGCGGACGGAAGAGTCGCTTCGAACGATCGAAGAGTTCTCAAAACAACTCAACCCCGAGTGGAGCCAGCAGCTCGAGCAGATTCGATATCGGTTTTATACGATCGAGAAAGCTGTCGAAACGTGTGTGCACAGCCGAATCCGTTTGGCCGATGCCCGCCTGTACCTGCTCGTCACCTCCGAAAGTTGTCGATACGGGCTTGAGCAGACGGTTCGCAACACAATTACAGCCGGTGTTGACGTGGTTCAGCTGCGAGAGAAGTCGTGGCCTGACCGAAAGTTAATTGATCTCGCAGCCCAGGTGAGAAGCTGGACAGCCGAACACAATACCTTGTTCATTGTGAATGACCGCCCAGATATTGCCGTCGCTGTCGGAGCTGACGGAGTGCATCTCGGTCAGGATGACATGAGCGTCGCTGAGGCCCGGCAGATTGTGGGAAGCCGAGTGTTGATTGGTGTTTCAACGCACAGCCTCGAACAGGCTCGAACTGCAATCTTTGACGGTGCTGATTACCTGGGAGTGGGGCCGACTTTCTCTTCACAGACGAAGGAATTCACTGATTTTCCCGGACTCGACTTCGTGTCCGCCATGGCGAGAGAAACCTCAATCCCCTGGTTTGCGATTGGCGGGATTGACGAAGATCGACTGCCTCTCGTGCTTCAGGAAGGGGCGAGTCGAGTCGCTGTCAGCAATGTGATCTGCAATGCGCCCCATCCAAGAGGGGTCGCCAGAAAGTTTGCGACCGAACTCGCTTCCAAATCGTCCATCTCGTCAGAAATGTGA
- a CDS encoding catalase: MENKPTLTTSGGAPIADNQNSETAGPRGPLLMQDYQLIEKLAHQNRERIAERAVHAKGWGAYGTFTVTHDITRFTRAKIFSEVGKETEMIARFSTVAGERGAADAERDVRGFALKFYTEEGNWDLVGNNTPVFFVRDPYKFPDFIHTQKRHPKTNLRSPTAMWDFWSLSPESLHQVTILMSDRGLPTDVRHMNGYGSHTYSFINHDNERFWVKFHFKTFQGHRHWTNAEAEEVVGKTRESTQEDLFSSIENGDFPKWRVCVQVMPEEEADKTPYNPFDLTKVWPHGDYPLIDVGVMELNRNPQNYFAEIEQAAFSPSNKVPGIGFSPDKMLQARIFSYADAHRHRLGTHYESLPVNTPKCPVHHYHKDGQMNFACHNANADAYYEPNSFGGPVERPEFKEPPLKISGDADRYDHREGNDDYSQPRALFNLFNDDQKNRLFSNIADAMQGVPDFIVERQLGHFEKVHPDYAEGVKKALASKSEQS; this comes from the coding sequence ATGGAAAACAAGCCGACTTTGACGACATCTGGCGGAGCCCCGATCGCAGACAATCAGAACTCGGAGACTGCCGGGCCACGTGGTCCGCTGCTGATGCAGGATTATCAGTTGATCGAGAAGCTTGCTCATCAGAATCGGGAGCGAATTGCTGAACGGGCTGTGCATGCGAAGGGCTGGGGAGCGTACGGGACCTTCACCGTCACGCATGACATCACTCGATTCACACGGGCGAAGATCTTTTCCGAAGTTGGAAAAGAGACCGAGATGATCGCTCGCTTCTCAACTGTCGCTGGCGAACGCGGAGCAGCGGATGCTGAACGCGACGTGCGCGGGTTTGCTCTCAAGTTTTACACTGAAGAGGGAAACTGGGATCTCGTTGGCAACAACACTCCGGTCTTCTTCGTCCGCGATCCGTACAAGTTCCCGGACTTCATTCACACCCAGAAACGCCATCCCAAGACGAACTTGCGCTCGCCCACCGCGATGTGGGATTTCTGGTCACTCTCGCCGGAGTCGTTGCATCAGGTCACCATTCTGATGTCCGACCGGGGGCTTCCGACGGACGTGCGGCACATGAACGGTTACGGAAGTCACACTTACAGCTTCATCAATCATGACAACGAACGCTTCTGGGTGAAGTTTCATTTCAAGACTTTTCAGGGGCATCGTCACTGGACGAATGCCGAGGCTGAGGAAGTCGTCGGAAAAACTCGCGAATCGACTCAGGAGGATCTCTTTTCTTCGATCGAAAACGGAGACTTTCCCAAGTGGAGAGTTTGCGTGCAGGTGATGCCGGAAGAGGAAGCGGACAAGACTCCTTACAATCCGTTCGACTTGACTAAAGTCTGGCCACACGGTGACTACCCGTTGATTGATGTCGGGGTGATGGAGTTGAATCGCAATCCGCAGAATTACTTTGCGGAGATCGAACAGGCTGCGTTCTCTCCCTCGAACAAGGTTCCAGGAATCGGTTTCTCTCCGGACAAGATGCTTCAAGCGAGAATCTTTTCTTACGCGGATGCTCATCGTCATCGCCTCGGGACGCACTACGAATCGCTGCCGGTCAACACTCCCAAGTGCCCGGTTCATCACTACCACAAAGATGGGCAGATGAATTTTGCGTGTCACAATGCGAACGCTGATGCTTACTACGAGCCGAATTCGTTCGGAGGACCTGTCGAACGTCCCGAGTTTAAAGAGCCGCCGCTTAAGATCTCAGGAGATGCGGACCGGTATGATCATCGCGAGGGGAACGACGACTACTCGCAACCGCGTGCTTTGTTCAATCTGTTCAACGACGATCAGAAGAATCGCCTGTTTTCGAACATCGCCGATGCCATGCAGGGAGTTCCCGACTTTATCGTGGAACGCCAACTCGGCCACTTCGAGAAAGTTCATCCGGACTATGCGGAAGGCGTGAAGAAGGCTCTGGCGAGTAAGTCAGAGCAGTCGTGA